One Acipenser ruthenus unplaced genomic scaffold, fAciRut3.2 maternal haplotype, whole genome shotgun sequence DNA segment encodes these proteins:
- the LOC131735978 gene encoding E3 ubiquitin-protein ligase DTX4-like isoform X2 — MEIGIPIQAARDRQQPWLDLTPIGFCYIIDFTSMSQVNRQTQRRRRIQRRLDVAYPLVSGTLPKSQSWPAAGTGTAGGASSSANVTPTTPQPPCNCQQCLLVMSVKAAATAASTLSPQGRKGKGSPSLGARNGSPRSSSLAAAAGGTRGSASASAPVLSSAGPLSPRAVKAPAASTGTLSRAGLATLSRPALQRIAMAQSRALIASGVPTVPVKNLNGSSPVHPALAGITGILMSAAGLPVCLTRPPKLVLHPPSVSKSDMKPVPGIGTSCRKTSKKQARQGKTPEEVVKKYLQKVRNPPEEDCTICMEKLASPSGYKNAPGQPLVKPDLVGKLTKCGHVYHLHCLVAMYNNGNKDGSLQCPTCKTIYGVKTGTQPPGKMEYHAIPHSLPGHPDCRTIRVIYNIPPGIQGPEHTNPGKPFTARGFPRHCYLPDNEKGRKVLKMLLVAWDRRLIFTVGVSSTTGESDTVIWNEVHHKTEFGSNLTGHGFPDPNYLDNVLAELSAQGITEESIRE; from the exons ATGGAGATCGGGATCCCCATCCAGGCGGCCCGGGACAGGCAGCAGCCCTGGCTGGACCTGACCCCCATCGGCTTCTGCTACATCATTGACTTCACCTCCATGAGCCAGGTCAACCGCCAGACTCAGAGGAGACGACGCATCCAACGCAGGCTGGACGTGGCTTACCCGTTAGTGAGCGGGACCCTGCCCAAATCCCAGTCCTGGCCCGCCGCTGGGACTGGCACAGCGGGAGGAGCAAGCAGCAGCGCCAACGTTACCCCCACCACCCCACAGCCTCCCTGCAACTGCCAGCAGTGCCTTCTGGTGATGAGCGTTAAGGCAGCAGCTACTGCCGCCTCTACTCTCAGCCCGCAGGGCCGCAAAGGCAAAGGGAGCCCCAGTCTGGGAGCCAGGAACGGGAGCCCCAGGTCTTCCTCTCTCGCCGCTGCTGCAGGAGGGACTCGCGGATCTGCCAGCGCCAGCGCCCCTGTCCTGTCTTCCGCTGGTCCGCTCAGCCCCAGGGCGGTTAAGGCTCCCGCAGCCAGCACAGGCACCCTGTCCCGCGCCGGTCTCGCCACGTTGAGCCGCCCTGCGCTCCAGAGGATTGCCATGGCGCAGTCCCGCGCCCTCATCGCTTCGGG gGTGCCCACGGTACCAGTAAAGAACTTAAATGGTTCCAGTCCAGTTCACCCAGCGCTGGCAG GTATCACAGGGATTCTGATGAGCGCGGCCGGTCTGCCCGTGTGTCTGACCCGCCCCCCCAAACTGGTCCTGCACCCCCCGTCTGTGAGCAAGAGCGACATGAAGCCCGTCCCGGGGATCGGAACCTCCTGCCGCAAGACCAGCAAGAAGCAGGCACGCCAGG gtaAAACTCCGGAGGAGGTGGTGAAGAAATACCTTCAGAAAGTGCGGAACCCCCCAGAAGAG gACTGCACTATCTGTATGGAGAAGTTAGCCTCTCCATCCGGCTACAAGAATGCTCCCGGTCAGCCACTGGTCAAGCCAGACCTGGTGGGCAAGCTGACCAAATGCGGCCACGTCTACCACCTGCACTGCCTGGTGGCCATGTACAACAATGGCAACAAG GATGGCAGTCTGCAGTGTCCCACCTGTAAGACTATCTACGGGGTGAAGACAGGCACCCAGCCCCCCGGCAAAATGGAGTACCACGCCATCCCCCATTCCCTCCCGGGACATCCCGACTGCAGAACCATCCGAGTCATCTACAACATTCCTCCAGGGATTCAG GGACCCGAACACACAAACCCGGGGAAGCCTTTCACTGCACGGGGATTCCCTCGACACTGCTACCTCCCTGACAATGAGAAGGGACGCAAG GTGTTAAAGATGCTGCTGGTTGCCTGGGATCGGCGGTTGATCTTCACCGTGGGGGTTTCCAGCACCACGGGAGAGTCCGACACGGTCATCTGGAACGAAGTCCACCACAAGACGGAGTTCGGCTCGAATCTCACCGGACACGGCTTCCCCGATCCCAACTACCTGGACAACGTGCTGGCGGAGCTGAGCGCCCAGGGCATCACGGAGGAGAGCATCCGGGAATGA
- the LOC131735978 gene encoding E3 ubiquitin-protein ligase DTX4-like isoform X1: protein MLMASAVVVWEWLNEHGRWRPYSPAVSHHIEAVIRANPRGGSVVLGQADGKLAPYLIDLQSMQQFRQDTGTLRPVRRSFYDPTSAPGQGVVWEWENDSGSWTPYDMEIGIPIQAARDRQQPWLDLTPIGFCYIIDFTSMSQVNRQTQRRRRIQRRLDVAYPLVSGTLPKSQSWPAAGTGTAGGASSSANVTPTTPQPPCNCQQCLLVMSVKAAATAASTLSPQGRKGKGSPSLGARNGSPRSSSLAAAAGGTRGSASASAPVLSSAGPLSPRAVKAPAASTGTLSRAGLATLSRPALQRIAMAQSRALIASGVPTVPVKNLNGSSPVHPALAGITGILMSAAGLPVCLTRPPKLVLHPPSVSKSDMKPVPGIGTSCRKTSKKQARQGKTPEEVVKKYLQKVRNPPEEDCTICMEKLASPSGYKNAPGQPLVKPDLVGKLTKCGHVYHLHCLVAMYNNGNKDGSLQCPTCKTIYGVKTGTQPPGKMEYHAIPHSLPGHPDCRTIRVIYNIPPGIQGPEHTNPGKPFTARGFPRHCYLPDNEKGRKVLKMLLVAWDRRLIFTVGVSSTTGESDTVIWNEVHHKTEFGSNLTGHGFPDPNYLDNVLAELSAQGITEESIRE, encoded by the exons atgctCATGGCATCGGCCGTTGTGGTTTGGGAATGGCTGAACGAGCACGGCCGCTGGCGACCCTACAGCCCGGCCGTGTCGCATCACATCGAAGCGGTGATCCGAGCAAACCCGCGGGGAGGGAGCGTGGTTCTCGGGCAGGCTGACGGGAAGCTGGCCCCCTACCTCATCGACCTGCAGTCCATGCAACAGTTCAGACAAGACACGG gcacgTTGCGTCCCGTCCGCCGCAGTTTCTATGACCCCACGTCGGCCCCGGGGCAGGGCGTGGTCTGGGAATGGGAGAACGATTCGGGCTCGTGGACCCCCTACGACATGGAGATCGGGATCCCCATCCAGGCGGCCCGGGACAGGCAGCAGCCCTGGCTGGACCTGACCCCCATCGGCTTCTGCTACATCATTGACTTCACCTCCATGAGCCAGGTCAACCGCCAGACTCAGAGGAGACGACGCATCCAACGCAGGCTGGACGTGGCTTACCCGTTAGTGAGCGGGACCCTGCCCAAATCCCAGTCCTGGCCCGCCGCTGGGACTGGCACAGCGGGAGGAGCAAGCAGCAGCGCCAACGTTACCCCCACCACCCCACAGCCTCCCTGCAACTGCCAGCAGTGCCTTCTGGTGATGAGCGTTAAGGCAGCAGCTACTGCCGCCTCTACTCTCAGCCCGCAGGGCCGCAAAGGCAAAGGGAGCCCCAGTCTGGGAGCCAGGAACGGGAGCCCCAGGTCTTCCTCTCTCGCCGCTGCTGCAGGAGGGACTCGCGGATCTGCCAGCGCCAGCGCCCCTGTCCTGTCTTCCGCTGGTCCGCTCAGCCCCAGGGCGGTTAAGGCTCCCGCAGCCAGCACAGGCACCCTGTCCCGCGCCGGTCTCGCCACGTTGAGCCGCCCTGCGCTCCAGAGGATTGCCATGGCGCAGTCCCGCGCCCTCATCGCTTCGGG gGTGCCCACGGTACCAGTAAAGAACTTAAATGGTTCCAGTCCAGTTCACCCAGCGCTGGCAG GTATCACAGGGATTCTGATGAGCGCGGCCGGTCTGCCCGTGTGTCTGACCCGCCCCCCCAAACTGGTCCTGCACCCCCCGTCTGTGAGCAAGAGCGACATGAAGCCCGTCCCGGGGATCGGAACCTCCTGCCGCAAGACCAGCAAGAAGCAGGCACGCCAGG gtaAAACTCCGGAGGAGGTGGTGAAGAAATACCTTCAGAAAGTGCGGAACCCCCCAGAAGAG gACTGCACTATCTGTATGGAGAAGTTAGCCTCTCCATCCGGCTACAAGAATGCTCCCGGTCAGCCACTGGTCAAGCCAGACCTGGTGGGCAAGCTGACCAAATGCGGCCACGTCTACCACCTGCACTGCCTGGTGGCCATGTACAACAATGGCAACAAG GATGGCAGTCTGCAGTGTCCCACCTGTAAGACTATCTACGGGGTGAAGACAGGCACCCAGCCCCCCGGCAAAATGGAGTACCACGCCATCCCCCATTCCCTCCCGGGACATCCCGACTGCAGAACCATCCGAGTCATCTACAACATTCCTCCAGGGATTCAG GGACCCGAACACACAAACCCGGGGAAGCCTTTCACTGCACGGGGATTCCCTCGACACTGCTACCTCCCTGACAATGAGAAGGGACGCAAG GTGTTAAAGATGCTGCTGGTTGCCTGGGATCGGCGGTTGATCTTCACCGTGGGGGTTTCCAGCACCACGGGAGAGTCCGACACGGTCATCTGGAACGAAGTCCACCACAAGACGGAGTTCGGCTCGAATCTCACCGGACACGGCTTCCCCGATCCCAACTACCTGGACAACGTGCTGGCGGAGCTGAGCGCCCAGGGCATCACGGAGGAGAGCATCCGGGAATGA
- the LOC117409990 gene encoding uncharacterized protein LOC117409990, whose product MLPRFTRTAHTRARYQRCACFHCRSQANMADAVCSTASKAKPGAGGCSNGAAPAPGDKPNSGPWENFEVRQLIRAWGDPGVQAQLNASLRNLRVYKHVSQVLKRVGIHRSPVQCREKAKKLKVEYKKWKSVATRRGDEKEKEDDDEEEEEGASREPQRLRRGFRFYRAMDAVLGGQGQGEAGVASRSDSDSPTLSAAAPPPGGVGGERRGAPGGDVEEEEEEEEEEEEEEDSPALLLPASEQKKAWESSEIRLLIGMQYRMPWSAQWRCLALPRAILLSSRVLCPRRPCCPEPRPPACLSALRTASRTQTLSPPSTGLCPWVRGAGAAGAPDRRIRSCSSTCVRVTASTWRLRDSIWHWRGRSEPETGRPGRRAITQW is encoded by the exons ATGCTCCCTCGTTTTACCCGCACAGCGCACACACGGGCTCGCTATCAGCGGTGCGCTTGTTTCCACTGCAGGAGCCAAGCGAACATGGCGGACGCAGTCTGCAGCACCGCCAGCAAAGCGAAGCCGGGGGCCGGCGGCTGCAGTAACGGAGCCGCCCCGGCGCCGGGGGACAAACCCAACTCCGGCCCCTGGGAGAACTTCGAGGTGCGGCAGCTGATCCGTGCCTGGGGCGACCCGGGGGTGCAGGCGCAGCTGAACGCATCGCTGCGCAACCTGCGCGTTTACAAGCACGTCTCGCAGGTTCTGAAGCGGGTCGGGATTCACCGCAGCCCGGTCCAGTGCCGGGAGAAAGCGAAGAAGCTCAAAGTGGAGTATAAGAAAtggaagagcgtcgccacccgcCGGGGGGacgagaaggagaaggaggatgatgatgaggaggaggaggagggggccaGCAGGGAGCCGCAGCGGCTGAGGCGGGGGTTCCGGTTCTACCGGGCTATGGACGCGGTGCTGGGCGGGCAGGGTCAAGGAGAGGCGGGGGTAGCATCGCGCTCAG ACAGCGACTCTCCCACACTGTCAGCAGCAGCACCGCCCCCTGGTGGCGTCGGCGGGGAGCGCAGGGGGGCTCCCGGCGGTGACgttgaagaggaagaagaagaggaggaggaagaggaagaagaagaagacagcCCCGCCCTTCTCCTGCCAGCCTCGGAGCAGAAGAAAGCGTGGGAGAGCTCTGAGATCCGGCTGCTGATCGGG ATGCAGTATCGAATGCCCTGGAGTGCACAGTGGAGATGCCTCGCACTTCCTCGAGCCATCCTCCTGTCCAGCCGTGTCCTGTGTCCCCGCCGGCCATGCTGTCCAGAGCCTCGTCCcccagcctgtctgtctgctctGAGGACTGCGTCCCGAACACAGACCCTCTCTCCCCCCAGCACC gggctGTGCCCCTGGGTTCGAGGCGCAGGGGCAGCAGGGGCCCCCGACAGGCGGATTCGGAGCTGTTCCAGTACCTGCGTGAGAGTGACAGCCAGTacctggagactcagagacagtatctGGCACTGGAGAGGGAGGAGCGAGCCAGAGACAGGGAGGCCTGGCAGGAGAGCCATCACACAGTGGTGA